The sequence GAAAAAATTATGGAGTATGCTTATTTTCATCAAGGTGTTTTTGCTTTTCGTTATCCTAGAGGTAATTTTTTATTAGATGAAAATTTTAATCCATGTGAGATAAAACTTGCAAAAGCTCAAATTTTATCTAAAGTGCAAAGCGATAAAGTATTTTTAGGTTTTGGTCAGGGTGTGGCTAAGGCAAAACTAGCTTTAGATAAACTTGGTTTAGATTATGCAAGCTTAATAGATTTGATTTTTGCAAAACCTTTAGATGAAGAGCTTTTAAAAGAATTGGCAAAAGATACAAAAACTTGGTTTGTTTTTTCAGATAGTGCTAAGATAGGTGGAGTGGGAAGTTTGATTGCAACTTTCTTGCAAAAAGAAAATCTTTATCATATAAAACTAGTAAGTTTTGAATTTGAAGATCAATTTATAACTCATGGTAAAACAAATGAAGTAGAAAAATTTCTAGAAATTGATGTTGAATCTTTGTGTAAAAAGATTAAAATTTATTAAAAGATAAAAAATATCCTTTAATATAATCATTTTTTTATAAAAAAAGCGTTATACTATATAAAAAATATCGGAGAATTAATAATGGAACTTATTCAATTGCTTAAAAATTGTGATTTAAAAGCTACTCCTCAAAGACTTTGTATTTTAAAAATTTTAAAACGCCATGAACATCCTAATATAGAATCTTTATACGAAAGCATTAAGGAAGAATATCCTTCTATCTCTTTAGCTACAGTGTATAAAAATTTAAATACTTTAAAAGAACAAGGTTTGGTTGTAGAAATCAACACTCCAAATCAAAAAACTTGTTATGATATTTATGAATATCCTCATATACATGTAATTTGTAGCAAATGCAATCATATAGAAGATGTATGTTATGAAGATAGTGGGATAAATAAATACCAAGAAGATCTTGAGAAAAAAATTGGCAATATCATTGATTATCTTGGCGTATTTGCTTATGTGAATGGTTGTAAAGCTTGTAAAAAATAAGATGGTTTGTGAAGTCCAAAGACGCTTTTTGCTCAAAAATGATGACTTTATAAAAATTTTAAAAGAAGAAAAAATTATATATTCTAAGGATAAAATACGCGTTTTCTTTACGCGTATAAGTCCTTTTTGTGATGTTAAATATAAAAAATTTAATAAAAATTATTATCGATTTTCGCTTTATAAACTGCATGATATTTTAGATAAAAAAAATCATAAACTTTCTAAGAAAGAATTTAAACAGCAAAGTAAAAAACTTATAGGAAGTGTTATTAAGAAAACTAGAATTAGTTTTGAGATTAATAATGCTCGATTTTTACTTTATAAGTTTAAAAATAATCTGCAAGATTTGGTCATTTTGAAAGTTGTTTTTCCTACTTTTGAAAAAGCAAAGCAATTTAATTTACCTCACTTTTTTAAAAGCTATAAAGAGATTTCAGATGATGAAAATTTCTACAGCAAAAATTTAGCATTATATGGAGATTTTTCTAAAATTTTTGATAGTGCTAGATGTATTAAAATTTTAGATAAGCAAGAAGATATTAGCTTACATTTTCCAAATCAAATTCAAAGTTTTGAAGCGGGTAAAATCTTACTTTTTGTGCTTTTAAAAAGATTAAAAAATGACAGATTGAATTTTTTACAAAAATTAAATTTTGAAAGTTTTGAGCAATTTTTTGCAAGTCTTAGGCAAATATGCATTTTCTTTGAGCTTTTTAGCACTCTTTTTGAAAAGAGTATTCAAAATAAACTTCAAGATTATATTTTGAATTTGGAAAAACAAATTTGTAATGATAAAATTTGTAAATTTGAATTAGAAAAATATATTTTTATTTTAAGTGATGAAAAAATCAATGATATTTTTCTTGATATGGATTTTATTTTAAAGAATGATTGTAGTTTTTATCAAGGAGAGAAAAATCAAATTTTAAAGTCTTTAGTGGCTTTTAAACTAAGAAAAGAATTAGTTTTTTTAAAGAAAAAAATTGTAAAATCTCAAACAAATCATGAAGAAGAATTAGAAAGAATAAAATTTTTATTATGCTATTTTGCAACTATGTTTGAAGAAAAAAGTATTGAAAAACTAAAAAATTATTTTGAACATAATCATTTAGAACAAATTTCATATGATGAAAATACAATAAAACAAATTGAAAAAAGTATTAAAAAATTAAAAATATATAGTTAGGAAAAACATGCAAAAACAAGAAAAAATAGTCAAAATGTTTGATGATATAGCACCAACTTATGATAAGGCTAATAGAATTTTAAGTTTTGGAAGTGATGTGAGTTGGAGAAAAAAAGCTTGTTTAGATGTTTTTAAATTTTCTAACAATGAACTTGATATTATCGATGTGGCTTGTGGTACAGGCGATATGATTATAGAATGGCAAAATCAAGCCTTAAGGACAAATAAAAATATCATTAGTATAAAAGGGGTTGATCCAAGTGCGGGCATGCTTGAAGTGGCTAAGAAAAAAATTCCTGATGCGACTTTTGTGCAAGCAAAAGCACAAGAACTTCCACTTGAAAGTGAAAGTGCAAATATCATAAGTATAAGTTATGGCATACGCAATGTGGTAGATAGGAAAGAAGCTATAAAAGAATTTGCAAGAGTGTTGAAAAAGGATGGGATTTTACTTGTGCTTGAATTTACTAAAAGAGAGCAGGGTGGTTTTATAGCTGCTTGTAGAGATTTTTACTTAAAAAATATTTTACCAAAAGTGGGTGGATTTATCAGTAAAAATTATAGTGCTTATGAGTATTTACCAAATTCGATAGAAGATTTTTTAAGCAAAGAAGAATTTATTAAAGAATTGAGTGAGTATTTTGAAATGCTAGAGTATAAAAGCTTTAGTTTTGGTGTTTGCTCTATGTTTATTGCAAGAAAAAAATGAAAGTTTCAGAACTTAATCTAAAAGCTAAAAGTTTATTAGAATTTCATCTTGATGATATAGAGCTTAGTGGAGAAATTTCTAAAATTACCATTCATAGTTCAGGACATTGGTATTTTGATTTAAAAGATGAAAAATCAAGCATAGCTTGTGTGATGTTTAAAGGCTTTAATCAGTTTGTCCAAGCTAAACCTAAAGTTGGCGATATGCTTGAACTTAGAGGTTATGTGAGTTTATATGAAGCAAGTGGCAGGTATCAATTTATCGCCAAAAGTATGCAAAAAACAAGTCTTGGAGATTTAGAAGCTAAATTTTTAGCTCTAAAAGAAAAGCTTGAAAAAGAAGGTTTGTTTGATACAAATGTTAAAAAAAGCATTATTAAATTTCCTAAAAAAATAGGCATAATTACTTCTTTTACTTCAGCTGCTTTGCAAGATATGTTAAAGCTAATTTCACAAAAAGAATACAATCTTTGCAAAATAACTATTTTTAATGCCCTTACCCAAGGACAAAGTGCCCCAAATTCTTTAATAAATGCTTTAAAAAAAGCCAATGAGTATAATTTAGATGCGATTATTTTGGCAAGAGGTGGTGGAAGCAGAGAAGATTTGTTTTGTTTTAACGATGAAGAACTTGCAAGATGTATTTTTTCTTTAAAAACGCCTATTGTTTCTGCTATTGGACATGAGATTGATTATGTTATTAGTGATTTTGTAGCAGATTTAAGAGCACCAACTCCAAGTGCAGCTATTGATATGATTTTTCCAAATAAACTAAGCTTAGAACAAGGACTTGATGAGCTTGCTATGCGTTTTAAAAACCAAATGTTAAATCATCTTAAGTTTTATCAAAACAAAATCGATCATTTGCAAAATTTAGCCAAAGCTAAGTCTTTAGAAAATGCTTTTTTTCTTAGAAAACAAAAGCTTGATTTTTTACAAAGCCAACTAAAGAGCGTTTTAAATTTAAAATTATTAAATTATGAAAATAAGCTTGATAATTTTGAGGAACTTTTAACTCAGCAAAAAAATTTCTTTGATAAAAGTAAAAATTTGATAAATTTACAAAAAGATGGCAAAAATATCTCTCTTGAAAAGCTAAAAAAAGGAGATATTATAAAGCTTTGCTCAATAAATGAGAGTAAAGAAGCTCAAATACTATAAAAGGAGATAAAATGAGAGTGATGAATTTTAGTGCAGGTCCTTCAAACCTGCCTGATGAGGTTTTAAAAGAAGCTAGGGAACATTTGTTTGATTATCATGGTAAAGGCTTTTCTATTATGGAAGTTTCTCATCGTGGAAAGGTTTTTGAAGAAGTGCATTTTGAAGCTATCAAAATGGCAAAAGAACTTTATGGTGTAAATGATGATTATGAAGTGCTTTTAATGCAAGGTGGAGCTAGTTTGCAATTTGCTATGATACCTATGAATTTATATATGGGTGGAGTTTGTGAATTTGCTAATACGGGAGTTTGGACTAAAAAGGCTATTAAAGAAGCTGAAATTTTAGGAGTAAATACAAAAATAGTAGCAAACACTCAAGAAAGTGAGTTTGATCATATCCCACAATTTGAATTTAGCGATAATGCAGATTATGCTTATATATGCTCTAATAATACTATTTATGGAACCCAATATAAAAACTATCCAAAGACTAAAAGTCCTTTGATAATTGATGCTTCTAGTGATTTTTTCTCTAAAAAGATAGATTTTTCTAATATTGCTATGCTTTTTGGTGGGGTGCAAAAAAATGCAGGAATTTCAGGGCTTGCTTGTGCTTTTGTGCGTAAAGATATGATAGAGCGTAGCAAAAACAAAAATATACCTAGTATGTTAAAATATAGCGTTTATGCTGAAAATAATTCTTTATTTAATACTCCAGCAACCTTTGCTATATATATGTTTAATCTTGAAATGAAATGGCTTTTAAATCAAGGTGGATTAGACAAAATCAATGAGCAAAATATACAAAAAGCCAAAATTTTATACGATGTGATTGATGAGAGTAATGGTTTTTATAAAGGTCATGCCAAAAAAGAGGATAGATCATTAATGAATGTTAGTTTTAATATAGCTTATGATAAAAACTTAGAGCCAGTTTTTGTAAAAGAAGCTGAAGAAAATGGTATGATAGGTCTTAAAGGACATAAAATTTTAGGTGGAATTCGTGCTAGTATTTATAATTCTATCAGTATTGAAAAGGTTCAAAAGTTAAGTGAATTTATGAAAGCTTTTGCAAAAAAACATGCTTGATTTTTGGTGATTTTCACCAAAAATCATTTGTATAGTAAAAACTTTACTCTTTAATATTTATCAGCATTTTCCTAAGCCACTATTGTATTTTTTTTCAAGAAAATCTTTGAAAAATTCTTTTCTACTTTTACAAGGTGCTTTAGGATGTTTTTCTCTCATATGTTCAAGATATTTATCATAACTTGCAACTCCAACTAAGGGATGAAAAAACCTTTCGGATTTTTCATACCATAATTTAAGTTTTTTTATCATGTTTTTTCCTTTTTTAATGCTATATAAGGGCTTTCTTTTAAAGGAATGTTTAATTTTTTGATAAAAATTCCAAAACAAGAAAGTATAACAAGCAAAGTGGTAATCATGAAAAACACACATAAAATTGCATTTATTAAATTGGAATTTTTAGCTTGAGATGCTAATTTTATATCTTTTTTGATTTGCTCGATTATTGCTTCATCTTGTGTTTGAGAAAGTTTTAAATTAAATTCTTGTATTTTTTGTGTATTTATTTGTACAGCAGCAACATGACTTATAGCATTATGGATTGGATCTCCTTCTTTGTAAGGAAGAATTTTTTGAATACCTCCATAAAGTGTTGCGATTAAAACAAAACAAGCAGGTATGAGAGTAATCCAAGTATATCTTGCCTTCCCCATTTTAAATAAAATCGCACTTGCTAAAAGCAATGCCATACCAGCAAGCATTTGATTACTCACTCCAAAAAGTGGCCATAATGAGTAAATTCCGCCTTTTGGATCTATCGCTCCTTGATAGAGAAAATACCCCCATCCACCAACACTTAAAGCTGTTGCAAAAATTCCTGCTAAGGTATTATTGATATTTCCTAAAGGTTTATAAACATTACCCAATATATCTTGAGCCATAAATCTACAAGCTCTTGTCCCAGCATCAACTGCAGTTAAAATAAACAAGGCTTCAAATAAAATAGCAAAGTGATACCAAAAGCCCATTAAATTCACTCCACCAAATAATTCATGTAAAATCAAAGCAACACCTACAGCAAATGTTGGTGCCCCACCAGTTCTTGATAATATGCTTTGTTCGCCTATATTTGTAGTTAAAGTAGTGATTTCTTCAGGAGTTATTTTAAAACCCCAGCTAGAAATAGCAGCAGCTGCATTTGCAACATCTACACCTATAGTAGCAGCAGGCGCATTGATGGCAAAGTAAAGACCAGGGTGTAAAATACAAGCACAAATTAAAGCCATGATAGCCACAGCACTTTCCATAAGCATAGAGCCATATCCAACAGCTAATGCATGAGTTTCATTTTCAAGCATTTTAGGAGTTGTGCCACTTGAAATTAATGCATGAAAACCACTAATAGCTCCGCATGCAATGGTAATAAATAAAAATGGAAAAATTGCTCCAGCAAATACAGGCCCACTTCCATCTAAATATTGAGAATTAATTTTTGGCATTTGAAGATCAGGTGCTACAAATACAATAGCTAAAGCCATAACCACAATAACACCGATTTTTAAAAAAGTTGATAAATAATCTCTTGGAGCAAGTAAAAACCAAACAGGTAAAATTGCAGCTATAAAACCATAAGCCATCATAATAAGTGCTAAAGTTGGTGCATCAAAGGTAAATATTTTCGCCCAATAAGGATCAGCAGCTATTTCACTTCCATAATGTATGGCTAATATGAGCAATATAAAACCTATAATAGAAGCTTCACCAACCCTACCAGGTCTTAAAAATCTCATATAAATTCCCATAAAAACAGCAATAGGAATGGTCATTGCAATGGTAAATAATCCCCATGGAGATTCTGCTAAAGCTTTTACAACAACCATAGCTAAAATCGCAATAATTATAAGCATAATTCCAAATATAGCAATCATTGCTATTGCGCCGATAAATTGTCCTAATTCATCTTTTATCATCTCTCCTAAAGATTTTCCATTACGACGCGTAGATATAAATAAAACTACAAAATCATGTACCGCACCTGCTAAAACACCGCCTATTAATATCCAAAGCATAGAGGGTAAATAACCCATTTGTGCAGCAAGTATAGGACCTACCAAAGGACCAGCTCCTGCGATAGCGGCAAAATGATGTCCAAAAAGTACAATTTTATTTGTAGGGACAAAATCACATCCGTCATTTTTAACTACAGCAGGAGTTGCTCTGTTTTTATCTAGCTCTAGCACCTTATAGGCAATATATCTA comes from Campylobacter lari and encodes:
- the perR gene encoding peroxide-responsive transcriptional repressor PerR; this translates as MELIQLLKNCDLKATPQRLCILKILKRHEHPNIESLYESIKEEYPSISLATVYKNLNTLKEQGLVVEINTPNQKTCYDIYEYPHIHVICSKCNHIEDVCYEDSGINKYQEDLEKKIGNIIDYLGVFAYVNGCKACKK
- the ubiE gene encoding bifunctional demethylmenaquinone methyltransferase/2-methoxy-6-polyprenyl-1,4-benzoquinol methylase UbiE — protein: MQKQEKIVKMFDDIAPTYDKANRILSFGSDVSWRKKACLDVFKFSNNELDIIDVACGTGDMIIEWQNQALRTNKNIISIKGVDPSAGMLEVAKKKIPDATFVQAKAQELPLESESANIISISYGIRNVVDRKEAIKEFARVLKKDGILLVLEFTKREQGGFIAACRDFYLKNILPKVGGFISKNYSAYEYLPNSIEDFLSKEEFIKELSEYFEMLEYKSFSFGVCSMFIARKK
- the xseA gene encoding exodeoxyribonuclease VII large subunit — translated: MKVSELNLKAKSLLEFHLDDIELSGEISKITIHSSGHWYFDLKDEKSSIACVMFKGFNQFVQAKPKVGDMLELRGYVSLYEASGRYQFIAKSMQKTSLGDLEAKFLALKEKLEKEGLFDTNVKKSIIKFPKKIGIITSFTSAALQDMLKLISQKEYNLCKITIFNALTQGQSAPNSLINALKKANEYNLDAIILARGGGSREDLFCFNDEELARCIFSLKTPIVSAIGHEIDYVISDFVADLRAPTPSAAIDMIFPNKLSLEQGLDELAMRFKNQMLNHLKFYQNKIDHLQNLAKAKSLENAFFLRKQKLDFLQSQLKSVLNLKLLNYENKLDNFEELLTQQKNFFDKSKNLINLQKDGKNISLEKLKKGDIIKLCSINESKEAQIL
- the serC gene encoding phosphoserine transaminase, yielding MRVMNFSAGPSNLPDEVLKEAREHLFDYHGKGFSIMEVSHRGKVFEEVHFEAIKMAKELYGVNDDYEVLLMQGGASLQFAMIPMNLYMGGVCEFANTGVWTKKAIKEAEILGVNTKIVANTQESEFDHIPQFEFSDNADYAYICSNNTIYGTQYKNYPKTKSPLIIDASSDFFSKKIDFSNIAMLFGGVQKNAGISGLACAFVRKDMIERSKNKNIPSMLKYSVYAENNSLFNTPATFAIYMFNLEMKWLLNQGGLDKINEQNIQKAKILYDVIDESNGFYKGHAKKEDRSLMNVSFNIAYDKNLEPVFVKEAEENGMIGLKGHKILGGIRASIYNSISIEKVQKLSEFMKAFAKKHA
- the kcuS gene encoding KCU-star family selenoprotein translates to MIKKLKLWYEKSERFFHPLVGVASYDKYLEHMREKHPKAPCKSRKEFFKDFLEKKYNSGLGKC
- a CDS encoding carbon starvation CstA family protein, whose amino-acid sequence is MNITNKILWFFVAIVGAVCFGILALQNGESISAIYLVIAALCIYIIGYRFYGRYIAYKVLELDKNRATPAVVKNDGCDFVPTNKIVLFGHHFAAIAGAGPLVGPILAAQMGYLPSMLWILIGGVLAGAVHDFVVLFISTRRNGKSLGEMIKDELGQFIGAIAMIAIFGIMLIIIAILAMVVVKALAESPWGLFTIAMTIPIAVFMGIYMRFLRPGRVGEASIIGFILLILAIHYGSEIAADPYWAKIFTFDAPTLALIMMAYGFIAAILPVWFLLAPRDYLSTFLKIGVIVVMALAIVFVAPDLQMPKINSQYLDGSGPVFAGAIFPFLFITIACGAISGFHALISSGTTPKMLENETHALAVGYGSMLMESAVAIMALICACILHPGLYFAINAPAATIGVDVANAAAAISSWGFKITPEEITTLTTNIGEQSILSRTGGAPTFAVGVALILHELFGGVNLMGFWYHFAILFEALFILTAVDAGTRACRFMAQDILGNVYKPLGNINNTLAGIFATALSVGGWGYFLYQGAIDPKGGIYSLWPLFGVSNQMLAGMALLLASAILFKMGKARYTWITLIPACFVLIATLYGGIQKILPYKEGDPIHNAISHVAAVQINTQKIQEFNLKLSQTQDEAIIEQIKKDIKLASQAKNSNLINAILCVFFMITTLLVILSCFGIFIKKLNIPLKESPYIALKKEKT